In the Helianthus annuus cultivar XRQ/B chromosome 11, HanXRQr2.0-SUNRISE, whole genome shotgun sequence genome, one interval contains:
- the LOC110880669 gene encoding protein FAR1-RELATED SEQUENCE 5-like, which produces MRAYRCLVALKGGHHNVNGTPVDFKNFSHQLRIFIGERDAQVFLERLRERFDNLPNFFFDYTVSNGKLSSVFWADEISKLNYKAFGDVLAFDATYSTNRYKMVSVPFTGVDHHFQCVTFGAGLISTESIESYVWLLKAFLKAHGTQPTLVLSDQDPSMLQAVPMVFTESRHRLCMWHIMKKLPSKISADVLDNTDLRSCIHRLVWNVYIKPETFESRWNDLLQTFGLQDHSWLNDMYNIKHLWVPAYFRELPMCCLMKTTSRCESSNAAFKVNSTSANTLVQFMMCFENRVDSQRYRQRVSEYKTSSTMFTGNTDLAIEQHAFAIYTNAVFAQVQKEIIKGKFLCYITNQTETSDSSLLIDVTHLDKRNNITNVYQVTRYGVNPHAPSVMRNEILDLVTECVDVARTDEDALAKLVVQLKDFKINVLSKQPLSTTENESNECQMEEIVGQPINIPVEVANPEVARNRGCGTHTRISGPGEKAKAKPPKRPKQLRLCKRCGLYVDDHDSHNCLKVAAMKAAKAAAEQQRQTATGD; this is translated from the exons ATGAGAGCTTATAGATGTCTTGTAGCTTTAAAAGGAGGGCATCACAATGTTAATGGGACGCCGGTCGATTTTAAAAACTTTAGCCACCAGTTGCGAATTTTTATTGGTGAACGCGACGCACAAGTTTTCCTTGAACGCCTGCGTGAGCGTTTTGACAACCTACCCAACTTCTTTTTTGATTACACTGTATCAAATGGAAAGTTGTCCTCTGTATTCTGGGCTGATGAGATTTCAAAGCTAAACTACAAAGCTTTTGGCGATGTCCTAGCGTTTGACGCAACTTACAGCACAAACAG GTACAAGATGGTTTCTGTGCCATTCACGGGTGTGGATCATCATTTCCAATGTGTCACATTTGGAGCGGGTTTGATATCAACCGAGTCCATTGAATCTTACGTGTGGTTGCTTAAGGCTTTCTTGAAGGCACACGGTACTCAACCAACTCTCGTGCTGAGTGATCAAGACCCATCCATGCTACAAGCTGTTCCTATGGTCTTTACCGAATCACGACACCGTCTATGCATGTGGCATATAATGAAAAAACTACCCTCAAAG ATCTCTGCCGACGTGCTCGATAACACTGACCTTCGGTCCTGCATTCACCGGTTGGTTTGGAATGTTTATATCAAACCTGAAACGTTTGAGTCCCGCTGGAATGACCTCCTACAAACATTTGGGCTTCAAGACCACAGCTGGTTGAACGACATGTACAACATCAAACATCTCTGGGTACCAGCCTACTTCAGGGAACTGCCCATGtgttgcttgatgaagaccaCCTCCCGCTGCGAAAGCTCTAACGCTGCCTTCAAGGTTAACTCAACAAGCGCAAACACCCTTGTACAATTTATGATGTGCTTTGAAAATAGGGTAGACAGCCAACGATATCGTCAACGTGTTTCGGAGTACAAAACCTCATCCACAATGTTCACTGGCAATACTGATTTAGCGATAGAACAGCACGCGTTCGCCATTTACACAAACGCTGTTTTCGCGCAAGTTCAAAAAGAGATAATTAAAGGGAAGTTTTTATGCTACATCACAAACCAAACCGAGACCAGCGATTCCAGTCTTCTGATAGACGTCACTCATTTGGATAAAAGGAACAACATCACAAACGTCTATCag GTTAC TCGATACGGAGTCAACCCACACGCACCGTCCGTTATGCGGAATGAAATCCTCGACCTCGTTACTGAATGCGTTGATGTTGCCAGAACCGATGAGGATGCGTTGGCAAAATTGGTTGTCCAACTCAAGGATTTCAAGATCAATGTTCTTTCCAAGCAACCTTTGTCAACaactgaaaatgaatcaaatgagTGTCAAATGGAAGAAATAGTTGGACAGCCAATCAACATTCCAGTCGAAGTTGCTAATCCAGAAGTTGCACGCAATAGAGGATGTGGTACTCATACTCGCATTTCTGGGCCCGGTGAGAAGGCCAAAGCAAAACCACCAAAACGTCCAAAGCAGCTTCGTTTATGCAAGCGTTGTGGTCTATATGTCGACGACCACGACTCACACAACTGCCTTAAGGTGGCTGCAATGAAAGCAGCAAAGGCAGCTGCTGAACAACAAAGGCAGACCGCCACTGGCGACTGA